From a single Rhodococcus qingshengii JCM 15477 genomic region:
- a CDS encoding TetR/AcrR family transcriptional regulator, with amino-acid sequence MPGQTRVSVRGGDPAPRTRPKNRKAQIAAAAAEAFSERGYHAVGIDEIAAKVGISGPALYRHFPTKYALFVYTVNNLTQALLDASDPAVHGNENPREQLNSTMVGVIRATIENRRRGGLYRWEGRYLVDEDREQLRVGMRTLNLRIAEPLAAVRPELDPADVELIAPAVLSVIASITGHRSALSAKQIEALILAACWSVIGVELPAAEEDGARAGASERKTGLVRTSKREVLLQEAVLLFYQRGYHDVSIEEIGAAAGINASSVYRHFASKADLLAAAFHRASDRLTMTLGSALAESETPLAAVETLAKMYVEVSFGTSELLAVYFAEIGSLPDRSRTELRNIQRLNVEEWAHLCVEARPELTIVQARFLVHAALGLVFDIGRIVHFSSENSAQARVEKLLSATLLG; translated from the coding sequence GTGCCCGGACAGACACGCGTCTCCGTGCGTGGCGGCGACCCTGCACCACGGACGCGTCCGAAGAATCGGAAGGCGCAAATCGCGGCCGCTGCTGCGGAAGCATTCAGCGAACGTGGCTACCACGCGGTGGGCATCGACGAGATCGCCGCGAAGGTCGGAATTTCCGGTCCGGCCCTCTATCGTCATTTCCCCACGAAATACGCCCTGTTCGTCTACACCGTGAACAACCTGACGCAGGCGTTGTTGGATGCCAGCGATCCAGCTGTGCACGGAAACGAAAATCCACGCGAGCAGTTGAACTCCACGATGGTGGGTGTCATCCGCGCGACGATCGAGAATCGGCGCCGGGGAGGGCTCTACCGATGGGAGGGCAGGTACCTGGTCGACGAGGATCGTGAGCAATTGCGGGTGGGAATGCGCACGCTCAATCTTCGGATCGCCGAGCCGCTGGCAGCGGTTCGTCCGGAACTCGACCCGGCGGATGTAGAACTCATCGCGCCCGCCGTGCTCAGTGTGATCGCCAGTATCACCGGTCATCGATCCGCGTTGTCCGCCAAGCAGATCGAAGCGCTGATTCTTGCGGCATGCTGGTCCGTCATCGGCGTCGAATTGCCCGCTGCCGAGGAGGACGGCGCGAGGGCAGGGGCGTCCGAACGCAAAACAGGCCTCGTACGGACGTCGAAACGCGAAGTGCTGCTTCAGGAAGCAGTGTTGCTGTTCTATCAGCGCGGCTACCACGACGTGAGCATCGAGGAGATCGGTGCCGCGGCGGGTATCAACGCGTCGAGTGTGTATCGGCACTTCGCGAGCAAGGCTGACCTTCTTGCTGCGGCCTTCCACCGTGCGTCCGATCGTCTGACTATGACGTTGGGCTCGGCGTTGGCTGAGTCGGAGACTCCTCTCGCGGCCGTCGAGACGTTGGCGAAGATGTACGTCGAGGTTTCGTTCGGAACCAGCGAACTGTTGGCCGTGTACTTTGCCGAGATCGGCAGTTTGCCGGATCGATCACGGACCGAGTTGCGCAACATTCAGCGTTTGAACGTCGAGGAGTGGGCGCACTTGTGTGTCGAGGCGCGTCCGGAGTTGACGATCGTCCAAGCGCGGTTCCTCGTCCACGCGGCGCTCGGACTGGTCTTCGACATCGGCCGAATCGTGCACTTTTCCTCGGAGAACTCCGCGCAGGCCCGCGTCGAGAAACTGCTGTCCGCGACGCTCCTCGGGTAG
- a CDS encoding OsmC family protein, producing MPTRTARTAWNGTLEAGSGQVELTSSGVATFDVSFPKRAAEEAGGTTSPEELIAAAHSSCYAMQLSALIAEAGGTPQSLDITADVSLGPDTVGFKLTGIKLTVRAEVDGLDADGFAKVAQAAKETCPVSKALTGVDITLDAALD from the coding sequence ATGCCAACTCGTACCGCACGCACCGCCTGGAACGGCACCCTCGAGGCCGGATCGGGACAGGTGGAACTCACCAGCTCGGGCGTCGCCACCTTCGACGTGTCGTTCCCCAAGCGCGCAGCTGAGGAGGCCGGCGGAACCACCAGCCCCGAGGAACTCATCGCCGCGGCGCATTCGTCCTGCTATGCGATGCAGTTGTCGGCCCTGATCGCCGAGGCCGGCGGGACCCCCCAGAGCCTCGACATCACCGCGGACGTGTCACTCGGCCCCGACACGGTCGGATTCAAGCTCACCGGAATCAAGCTCACCGTTCGCGCCGAGGTCGACGGCCTCGACGCCGACGGTTTTGCCAAGGTTGCCCAGGCGGCCAAGGAAACATGCCCGGTCAGCAAGGCACTGACCGGCGTCGACATCACGTTGGATGCGGCCCTGGACTGA
- a CDS encoding DUF4352 domain-containing protein: MRSLRTPLALLAVGAALFATIASGETDEAKKVDDNGSSAAPAAAFGIGDVVELGDWRVQVHGVVDPYVSTNQFITADPGNRYVVVDTEVTNNSDKPSTVSSMMCFELQDSANKSYNITFTDSSTSSVDGELAPGAAKRGELAYEVPEAATGLRLQFKCDLFSSGSATINLS, encoded by the coding sequence ATGCGATCACTCCGCACTCCCCTCGCCCTCCTCGCCGTCGGCGCAGCCCTGTTCGCAACCATCGCCTCGGGCGAGACCGACGAAGCGAAGAAGGTCGACGACAACGGTTCTTCCGCCGCACCTGCGGCCGCCTTCGGAATCGGTGACGTCGTCGAACTGGGCGACTGGCGCGTCCAGGTACACGGCGTCGTCGATCCCTACGTCTCGACCAATCAGTTCATCACCGCTGATCCCGGAAACCGCTACGTCGTGGTCGACACCGAGGTCACCAACAACAGTGACAAGCCGTCGACGGTCTCGTCGATGATGTGCTTCGAACTGCAGGACTCGGCAAACAAGTCGTACAACATCACGTTCACCGACAGCAGCACGTCGAGTGTCGACGGAGAGCTCGCGCCGGGCGCTGCCAAACGAGGCGAATTGGCGTACGAGGTCCCCGAAGCCGCCACCGGTCTGCGCCTTCAGTTCAAGTGCGATTTGTTCTCGTCCGGCTCGGCAACCATCAACCTGTCGTGA
- a CDS encoding sensor histidine kinase: MAQVNDVRTAHRFGRKIGPPHPFGRSLAVRPPVRLIRGVGGGGYACSVITTKGTVVRRRVWTTAAVAFSLFCSFMTVGIAGASGNMPPVLVGIGFVLGVAGGISLVWRHQYPWVVLAITLVGPLFFPTDATAALIALFAVARIARGPRLAAAAAAVFVACGISLTYDAFRNREYSVLTMGTMKPKDGSAVVQYDVAIWIPWLVAAVMVGIVVALSLLIRTRTELVEAEHVRDLATEKTDVMRDEMIRTEERTRIARDMHDTIAASLSRISLFAGGLQVSAADNPEKVVNTAAMIRTTAHEALDELKGIVGVLRGSGDRREHGGHQGIDAIGDLVNGARAAGIHCRLESELLPGDVGMLAGHVCYRVVQESLTNVQKYASDQMLVISVTGSPHDGIRILARNKLSELAPMTSIGSRSGLRGLAEQAREIGGKVEAGALGDDFLVSCWVPWSS, encoded by the coding sequence ATGGCACAAGTCAACGATGTGAGGACTGCTCACCGCTTCGGTCGAAAGATCGGTCCGCCTCATCCTTTCGGTCGGAGCCTGGCGGTTCGTCCACCCGTTCGGCTGATTCGAGGCGTCGGTGGCGGTGGATACGCTTGCTCGGTGATCACCACCAAAGGAACCGTTGTGCGACGACGCGTATGGACTACCGCCGCTGTCGCGTTCAGCCTTTTCTGTTCCTTCATGACGGTGGGCATCGCAGGCGCGTCGGGAAATATGCCACCGGTATTGGTCGGTATCGGGTTCGTCCTGGGCGTGGCCGGTGGGATATCGCTTGTGTGGCGCCATCAGTATCCCTGGGTGGTTCTGGCGATCACGCTGGTCGGCCCGTTGTTCTTCCCCACCGATGCGACGGCGGCGCTCATCGCATTGTTCGCCGTTGCTCGGATCGCGCGTGGGCCTCGGCTTGCTGCCGCTGCGGCAGCTGTCTTCGTCGCGTGCGGAATTTCGTTGACCTACGACGCTTTTCGCAATCGTGAGTACTCCGTTCTCACGATGGGAACGATGAAACCCAAGGACGGTTCGGCGGTTGTTCAATACGACGTCGCCATCTGGATCCCGTGGCTCGTCGCAGCCGTCATGGTCGGCATCGTCGTGGCGCTCTCGCTCCTGATTCGGACCAGAACCGAACTCGTCGAGGCCGAACACGTACGGGATCTTGCCACCGAGAAAACAGACGTGATGCGCGACGAGATGATTCGCACCGAGGAACGAACGCGGATCGCGCGCGACATGCACGACACGATCGCGGCCAGTCTGAGCCGGATTTCGTTGTTCGCCGGTGGGTTACAGGTCAGCGCGGCAGACAATCCCGAGAAGGTCGTCAACACCGCTGCGATGATCAGAACCACCGCGCACGAGGCTTTGGACGAATTGAAGGGAATCGTCGGAGTGCTCAGGGGAAGCGGTGATCGCCGCGAACACGGCGGGCACCAGGGGATCGACGCGATCGGCGATCTGGTCAACGGTGCACGCGCCGCGGGCATTCACTGCCGTCTCGAATCGGAGTTGCTCCCGGGTGATGTCGGAATGCTGGCGGGCCACGTCTGTTATCGCGTCGTTCAGGAATCGTTGACCAACGTCCAGAAGTACGCGAGCGACCAGATGCTCGTCATTTCGGTGACCGGGTCGCCGCACGACGGAATTCGTATCCTCGCACGCAACAAGCTGAGCGAGCTTGCACCCATGACGTCGATCGGTTCGCGGTCCGGCTTACGCGGGTTGGCCGAACAGGCAAGAGAAATCGGCGGCAAGGTGGAGGCAGGCGCGCTGGGGGACGATTTCCTCGTCAGTTGCTGGGTGCCCTGGTCGTCGTAA
- a CDS encoding response regulator, with product MDADSRITVLIVDNDAWVRRGMKDILEAAPDIVVVAEAEDGDQVAAKVTRFRPHVVLMDLKMARVGGLEATRELMTMSNPPKVIAMTAFDVDDMVVQAVEAGAHSFLSKDAAPQAFQQAVRVVASDHSLFSSDSLRAIVASAPRRQAPDLTPLASLTEREREVLTILATGAANSVIAERLYLGETTVKTHISSLFAKLGVPNRVSASLIAFRCGLVT from the coding sequence ATGGACGCTGACTCGCGCATCACAGTTTTGATCGTCGACAACGACGCCTGGGTTCGGCGCGGAATGAAGGACATCCTGGAAGCAGCGCCGGACATCGTGGTGGTTGCCGAGGCCGAGGACGGCGATCAGGTCGCAGCCAAAGTCACTCGGTTTCGTCCGCACGTGGTGCTGATGGATCTGAAGATGGCACGGGTCGGTGGCTTGGAGGCCACCCGAGAGTTGATGACCATGAGCAATCCGCCGAAGGTCATCGCGATGACCGCCTTCGACGTCGACGACATGGTCGTGCAAGCGGTCGAGGCGGGCGCGCACAGTTTTCTGAGCAAGGACGCGGCCCCACAGGCGTTCCAGCAGGCAGTACGGGTGGTGGCGTCGGACCACTCGTTGTTCAGCTCCGATTCTCTACGTGCCATCGTGGCCTCGGCGCCGCGTCGGCAAGCACCCGACCTGACTCCCCTCGCTTCGCTCACCGAGCGTGAGCGCGAAGTGCTGACAATCCTGGCGACAGGCGCGGCCAACAGCGTCATCGCGGAGCGACTGTACCTCGGTGAGACCACCGTCAAGACGCATATCTCCTCGTTGTTCGCCAAGCTCGGTGTGCCCAACCGGGTGAGTGCGTCGTTGATCGCGTTCCGGTGTGGTCTGGTCACGTGA
- a CDS encoding DsbA family oxidoreductase: MIDQDVTIEVWSDVACPWCYIGKTRFLSALDRFENKDRVNVIWRSYQLAPETPVGEGRTELDALVEMKGMAPEQVRQMFAHVSATAAEVGLTLDFDTVIAANTFDAHRLLHLAGERQNELLEALFKAHFSDGKVIDDREVLVELAVSVGLDADVVREQLGSDAAAEAVREDLSMARQLQVSGVPFFVANRAVAVSGAQPEEVFLQLLTQASEPA, translated from the coding sequence GTGATTGACCAAGACGTGACCATCGAAGTGTGGTCTGACGTCGCTTGTCCGTGGTGCTACATCGGAAAGACCAGGTTCCTTTCGGCTCTGGATCGTTTCGAGAACAAGGACCGCGTCAACGTCATCTGGCGCTCGTACCAGCTCGCTCCGGAGACCCCGGTGGGAGAGGGACGAACCGAACTCGACGCCTTGGTCGAGATGAAGGGGATGGCGCCTGAACAGGTACGTCAGATGTTCGCCCACGTCAGCGCGACGGCAGCCGAGGTCGGCTTGACCTTGGACTTCGACACCGTGATCGCCGCCAACACCTTTGATGCGCACAGGTTGCTGCATCTCGCGGGTGAGCGGCAGAACGAACTCCTCGAAGCGCTGTTCAAAGCGCACTTCAGCGACGGCAAGGTGATCGACGACCGTGAGGTGCTGGTCGAGCTGGCCGTGAGCGTCGGCCTCGACGCCGACGTCGTGCGCGAGCAACTGGGCTCCGATGCCGCAGCCGAGGCTGTTCGCGAAGATCTGTCCATGGCCCGCCAACTGCAGGTCAGCGGCGTTCCGTTCTTCGTCGCCAACCGTGCGGTCGCAGTATCCGGCGCTCAACCCGAAGAGGTGTTTCTGCAGTTGCTTACTCAGGCCTCCGAACCGGCCTGA
- a CDS encoding GAF domain-containing protein, whose translation MPPGEDPRDYARTLAAVYDATMAGDRAPARPRDVVRQSWQRLRELGIDPEHNRVEPSMDVAELDLRRRESGLYDVLDDVTRGLESVTASGENIMVVADLRGTVLWRSGSHRVLDQAARLGFVEGANWAEDSVGTNAIGTALVSRQAVQIFSAEHYARSHHPWTCAGAPIRDPRDDRVIGVVDISGPAKTVHPTTLALVDAVARLAQSHLRDKHRDNLDQLRSVAGPMLARSGSPALVIDTHGWVAAVDALPHRSRVLLPAALAPGRTWFPALGLCELDPLPGGWVVRPIATGEKISAPTVHIDLRDSENMSVTVTSGLGEWAYSPTQRHAEILFLLGSERRGLTASRLAQDLFGDPARTVTARAEMSRLRKNLAGVVAAQPYRFVDAAHVTLSCPDDGAHLLPFSNAPAVRAARLTQAGSEA comes from the coding sequence ATGCCGCCCGGTGAGGATCCTCGCGACTACGCGAGGACCCTCGCCGCGGTGTACGACGCGACGATGGCCGGAGACCGCGCACCGGCCCGCCCCAGGGACGTGGTCCGCCAATCGTGGCAACGCCTGCGCGAGTTAGGTATCGACCCCGAACACAACCGGGTCGAACCGTCCATGGACGTCGCCGAACTCGATCTCCGTCGTCGTGAGTCCGGACTGTACGACGTGCTCGACGACGTGACGCGTGGACTCGAATCGGTTACCGCGAGCGGTGAGAACATCATGGTCGTCGCAGATCTTCGCGGAACTGTTCTGTGGCGCAGCGGGTCCCATCGAGTACTGGACCAAGCTGCGCGTCTGGGATTTGTCGAGGGTGCGAACTGGGCCGAGGACAGCGTCGGCACCAACGCCATCGGAACGGCATTGGTGTCACGACAGGCGGTTCAGATCTTCTCGGCGGAACACTATGCGCGCAGCCATCATCCGTGGACCTGCGCGGGGGCACCCATCCGCGATCCGCGGGACGACCGTGTCATCGGCGTCGTCGACATCAGTGGTCCCGCCAAGACCGTCCACCCCACCACACTCGCTCTGGTCGACGCCGTCGCACGCCTCGCGCAATCACACCTGCGCGACAAGCATCGGGACAATCTCGATCAATTGCGTTCTGTTGCAGGGCCGATGCTTGCTCGTAGCGGATCACCGGCATTGGTGATCGATACTCATGGCTGGGTAGCGGCGGTCGATGCGCTACCTCATCGCTCGCGCGTGCTGCTCCCCGCGGCTTTGGCTCCCGGCAGGACGTGGTTCCCCGCTTTGGGTCTGTGCGAACTGGATCCACTTCCCGGCGGGTGGGTGGTCCGGCCGATCGCCACCGGCGAGAAAATCAGTGCGCCCACGGTGCATATCGATCTGCGCGATTCCGAGAACATGTCGGTGACCGTCACGTCGGGGTTGGGCGAATGGGCCTACTCCCCGACCCAGCGGCATGCGGAGATTCTGTTTCTCCTCGGATCCGAGAGGCGTGGACTGACCGCATCGCGGTTGGCGCAGGATCTTTTCGGTGACCCGGCCCGCACGGTGACCGCGCGGGCCGAGATGTCGCGTCTGCGCAAGAACCTTGCCGGAGTTGTTGCAGCGCAGCCGTACCGGTTCGTCGATGCAGCGCACGTCACGCTTTCCTGCCCCGACGACGGTGCACATCTGTTGCCGTTCTCGAACGCCCCGGCAGTTCGTGCCGCTCGCCTTACTCAGGCCGGTTCGGAGGCCTGA
- a CDS encoding acetoin reductase: MSITGKVVLVTGAGQGIGRGIALRLAHDGADIALVDLDQTKLDAVADEIRRIGRRATTFVADVSDRAQVHAAVEHAHSELSGFDVIVNNAGIALVGPISDATPEEVSKIWSVNVDGVLWGIQAAAAKFQALGQRGKIINASSIAGHDGFAMLGVYSATKFAVRALTQAAAKEYASDGITVNAYCPGVVGTDMWVTIDKRFAELTGAPEGATYEKFVGGIALGRAETPDDVAGFVSYLAGPDSDYMTGQAGLIDGGLVYR; the protein is encoded by the coding sequence ATGAGCATCACGGGCAAGGTAGTACTGGTCACCGGCGCCGGCCAAGGCATCGGACGCGGAATCGCTCTCCGCCTCGCCCACGACGGCGCCGACATCGCGTTGGTCGACCTCGACCAGACCAAGCTGGATGCGGTTGCCGACGAGATCAGACGGATCGGCCGTCGTGCAACGACGTTTGTCGCCGATGTCAGCGATCGCGCGCAGGTTCACGCCGCAGTCGAACACGCGCACAGTGAGTTGAGCGGATTCGACGTCATCGTCAACAACGCGGGAATCGCTCTCGTCGGCCCGATCTCCGACGCGACGCCGGAAGAGGTCTCCAAGATCTGGAGCGTCAACGTCGACGGCGTCCTGTGGGGAATTCAAGCTGCAGCAGCAAAGTTCCAAGCTCTGGGTCAGCGCGGAAAGATCATCAACGCGTCATCCATCGCCGGCCACGACGGGTTCGCCATGTTAGGTGTTTACAGCGCAACAAAATTCGCGGTCAGGGCCCTCACTCAGGCTGCAGCCAAGGAATACGCGTCCGACGGAATCACCGTCAACGCGTACTGCCCCGGCGTCGTGGGCACCGACATGTGGGTGACGATCGACAAGAGGTTCGCCGAATTGACCGGTGCACCAGAGGGCGCCACGTACGAGAAGTTCGTCGGCGGAATTGCGCTGGGTCGAGCTGAAACCCCCGACGATGTCGCCGGTTTCGTCTCGTACCTTGCCGGGCCCGATTCCGACTACATGACCGGTCAGGCCGGTCTCATCGACGGCGGCCTCGTCTACCGCTGA
- a CDS encoding flavin-containing monooxygenase, producing the protein MTQTIDSAVTPEVKLTAVTPQERVDAWLADFESALAARDIERVAGKFALDSFWRDLVSFTWNIKTVEGREQIADMLSARLDDTDPSGFRTTETPDEADGVTSAWIEFETATGRAHGHLRLKGDEGWTLLTSLQELKGYEEGKGTRRPRGAKHGADPNRITWAEQKEIEDRELGYTTQPYVVIVGGGQGGIALGARMRQLGVPAIVIDSHERPGDQWRGRYKSLCLHDPVWYDHLPYMPFPDNWPVFAPKDKIGDWLEMYTKVMEVPYWSSTTCTSASFDEKTQEWTVEVNRNGEKLTLRPKQLVMATGMSGKANVPTFPGQDKFLGDQHHSSKHPGPDQYVGKKVVVIGANNSSHDICGALWENGIDVTMVQRSSTHIVKSDSLMDLGLGDLYSERALAAGMTTHKADLTFGSLPYRIMHEFQIPVYDAIRERDKDFYDRLEKAGFEHDWGDDGSGLFMKYLRRGSGYYIDVGAAELVANGDIKLAHGNIRELTENSVILEDGTELPADVVVYATGYGSMNGWVADLIGQDTADKVGKVWGLGSNTTKDPGPWEGEQRNMWKPTQQEALWFHGGNLHQSRHYSLYLALQLKARYEGIPTPVYGLQEVHHLS; encoded by the coding sequence ATGACGCAAACCATCGATTCCGCAGTCACCCCCGAGGTGAAGTTGACGGCGGTGACACCTCAGGAGCGCGTCGACGCCTGGCTGGCGGATTTCGAGTCGGCCCTCGCGGCTCGTGACATCGAGCGTGTGGCAGGCAAATTCGCACTCGACAGCTTCTGGCGAGACCTGGTGTCGTTCACCTGGAACATCAAGACCGTCGAAGGTCGCGAGCAGATCGCCGACATGCTCTCCGCGCGACTCGACGACACCGATCCTTCGGGATTCCGGACGACCGAGACGCCCGACGAGGCCGACGGCGTCACGTCAGCCTGGATCGAGTTCGAGACTGCAACCGGGCGTGCGCACGGGCACCTTCGTTTGAAGGGAGATGAAGGTTGGACCCTGCTGACGTCGCTGCAGGAGTTGAAGGGGTACGAAGAAGGTAAGGGCACTCGTCGTCCGCGCGGCGCCAAGCATGGGGCAGACCCGAACCGCATCACGTGGGCCGAGCAGAAGGAGATCGAAGACCGCGAACTCGGTTACACCACACAGCCTTACGTCGTGATCGTCGGCGGCGGCCAGGGCGGCATCGCGCTCGGCGCCCGGATGCGTCAGCTCGGAGTACCGGCCATCGTGATCGACAGCCATGAGCGACCCGGCGATCAGTGGCGCGGACGCTACAAGTCCCTGTGCCTGCACGATCCGGTTTGGTACGACCACCTGCCATACATGCCGTTCCCCGACAACTGGCCGGTGTTCGCGCCCAAGGACAAGATCGGCGACTGGCTCGAGATGTACACCAAGGTCATGGAGGTTCCGTACTGGAGTTCCACGACCTGCACCTCGGCGTCGTTCGACGAGAAGACCCAGGAATGGACCGTCGAGGTCAACCGCAACGGCGAGAAGCTGACGTTGCGTCCCAAGCAGTTGGTGATGGCGACGGGTATGTCCGGCAAGGCCAACGTTCCGACGTTCCCCGGGCAGGACAAGTTCCTCGGCGATCAGCACCACTCGAGCAAGCACCCCGGCCCGGATCAGTACGTGGGCAAGAAGGTCGTCGTGATCGGGGCCAACAACTCCTCGCACGACATCTGCGGTGCACTGTGGGAGAACGGCATCGACGTCACGATGGTGCAGCGCAGCTCGACGCACATCGTGAAGTCGGATTCGCTGATGGATTTGGGCTTGGGCGATCTGTACTCGGAGCGAGCACTGGCCGCCGGCATGACGACACACAAGGCGGACCTCACGTTCGGTTCGCTGCCGTACCGGATCATGCACGAGTTCCAGATCCCGGTGTACGACGCAATCCGTGAGCGCGACAAGGATTTCTACGATCGCCTCGAGAAGGCGGGCTTCGAGCACGACTGGGGCGACGACGGTTCGGGCCTGTTCATGAAGTACCTACGCCGTGGCTCGGGCTACTACATCGATGTCGGCGCTGCCGAACTGGTTGCCAATGGAGACATCAAGCTCGCGCACGGCAACATTCGTGAGCTGACCGAGAACAGCGTGATCCTCGAAGACGGTACGGAATTGCCTGCCGACGTGGTGGTCTACGCGACCGGCTACGGCTCGATGAATGGCTGGGTGGCGGATCTGATCGGTCAGGACACCGCCGACAAGGTCGGCAAGGTGTGGGGCCTGGGCTCGAATACCACCAAGGATCCGGGACCGTGGGAAGGCGAGCAGCGCAACATGTGGAAGCCGACGCAGCAGGAAGCGCTGTGGTTCCACGGAGGCAATCTGCACCAGTCGCGCCACTACTCGCTGTACTTGGCGTTGCAATTGAAGGCGCGTTACGAGGGCATCCCGACACCGGTGTACGGACTGCAGGAAGTGCATCATCTGAGCTGA
- a CDS encoding CbtA family protein, translating into MPLADNFTKLLIRGLLAGLIAGILAGGVAFVLGEPHVNAAIAIEEANSATGEVSGEAAGHSHGDEEEPLVSRDGQRAGLFLATALAGLALGAIFSVVANYARRLTGMSGPLLAIAIAVGGWLAIEAVPFFKYPANPPAVGDPDTINQRTLLWLAAVILGLLSVTAAAAAAKAVSGHEFLSVRIAAPVAAFLVIVAIGYVSLPGINEVGEDFPATLLWEFRLSSLATQATLWLVLGLAFAFLTERATKDTEVAKKYALR; encoded by the coding sequence GTGCCACTAGCCGACAATTTCACGAAGCTTCTCATTCGTGGTTTGTTGGCTGGTCTGATCGCAGGCATCCTTGCCGGCGGAGTTGCATTCGTGCTGGGTGAACCGCACGTCAACGCTGCCATTGCGATCGAAGAAGCCAACAGCGCCACCGGTGAGGTTTCCGGCGAAGCCGCTGGGCATTCGCACGGTGACGAAGAAGAACCACTGGTGAGCCGCGACGGGCAGCGCGCCGGGCTGTTCCTGGCCACAGCGCTTGCCGGACTGGCACTCGGGGCGATCTTCTCGGTCGTTGCCAATTACGCTCGACGACTCACCGGAATGTCCGGGCCGTTGTTGGCGATCGCCATCGCCGTCGGTGGTTGGCTGGCTATCGAGGCCGTCCCCTTTTTCAAGTACCCGGCCAATCCGCCGGCCGTCGGAGATCCCGACACCATCAACCAGCGCACACTGCTGTGGCTGGCCGCCGTGATTCTCGGGCTGCTGTCCGTCACCGCGGCAGCAGCGGCGGCAAAGGCAGTTTCCGGGCACGAGTTCCTCAGCGTGCGCATCGCTGCTCCGGTGGCTGCGTTCCTGGTGATCGTCGCGATCGGTTACGTCTCGCTTCCCGGCATCAACGAGGTGGGCGAGGACTTCCCGGCAACTCTGCTGTGGGAGTTCCGACTTTCCTCGCTCGCTACGCAGGCGACGCTCTGGCTCGTGCTCGGGTTGGCATTCGCCTTCCTCACCGAGCGCGCGACCAAGGACACCGAAGTAGCAAAGAAGTACGCCCTTCGCTGA
- a CDS encoding CbtB domain-containing protein encodes MALAYSPDTSIDSTRLAFLAAAVVLFAMLALYLVGFDQGAISRTGMYMHELMHDGRHLMGLPCH; translated from the coding sequence ATGGCTCTCGCCTATTCTCCCGATACGTCGATCGATTCGACTCGTCTTGCTTTCCTCGCCGCTGCAGTAGTTCTGTTCGCGATGCTGGCTCTCTACCTGGTCGGATTCGACCAGGGCGCTATCTCTCGCACCGGCATGTACATGCATGAATTGATGCACGACGGTCGACACTTGATGGGCCTGCCGTGCCACTAG
- the mhuD gene encoding mycobilin-forming heme oxygenase MhuD has protein sequence MAVVKINAIEVPEGAGPELEKRFAARAHAVENSPGFLGFQLLRPTAGESRYFVVTQWESEQAFADWRDGPAREAHSGERAKPVASGASLLEFEVVLDVAAKS, from the coding sequence ATGGCAGTCGTGAAGATCAATGCAATCGAGGTCCCCGAGGGCGCCGGCCCCGAACTGGAGAAGCGCTTCGCAGCACGCGCTCACGCAGTCGAGAACTCCCCGGGCTTTCTCGGATTCCAACTCCTCCGCCCCACCGCCGGTGAGAGCCGCTACTTCGTGGTGACCCAATGGGAGTCCGAGCAGGCGTTCGCCGATTGGCGTGACGGCCCCGCCCGTGAAGCCCATTCCGGCGAGCGCGCGAAGCCCGTCGCTTCGGGTGCGTCGTTGCTCGAATTCGAAGTTGTCCTGGACGTCGCCGCAAAGAGCTGA